One genomic segment of Aythya fuligula isolate bAytFul2 chromosome 5, bAytFul2.pri, whole genome shotgun sequence includes these proteins:
- the FCF1 gene encoding rRNA-processing protein FCF1 homolog — MGKQKKARKYAVMKRMISLRDQRINEKERAKAPAKKKEEDPSAIKEREVPQHPSCLFFQYNTQLGPPYHILVDTNFINFSIKAKLDLVQSMMDCLYAKCIPCITDCVMAEIEKLGQRYRVALRIAKDPRFERLPCMHKGTYADDCLVQRVTQHKCYIVATVDKELKRRIRKIPGVPIMYISRHRYNIERMPDDYGAPRF; from the exons atg gggaagcagaagAAGGCGCGGAAGTACGCGGTGATGAAGCGCATGATCAGCCTGCGGGACCAGCGCAT CAACGAGAAGGAGCGGGCGAAAGCCCCCGccaagaagaaggaggaggaccCGAGCGCCATCAAGGAGCGGGAGGT cccccagcatcCGTCCTGCCTGTTCTTCCAGTACAACACGCAGCTCGGGCCGCCGTACCACATCCTGGTGGACACGAACTTCATCAACTTCTCCATCAAAGCCAAGCTGGACCTGGTGCAGTCCATGATGGACTGCCTCTACGCCAAGT GTATTCCATGTATCACAGATTGCGTAATGGCTGAAATTGAGAAGCTAGGACAGAGGTACCGTGTGGCATTAAG AATTGCCAAGGACCCTCGGTTTGAACGCTTGCCGTGTATGCACAAAGGAACCTATGCTGATGACTGCTTGGTACAAAGAGTCACTCAG CACAAATGCTACATAGTGGCCACAGTGGATAAAGAGCTCAAGAGGAGAATACGAAAAATCCCAGGAGTGCCCATAATGTACATTTCCAGGCACAG ataCAATATTGAGAGGATGCCAGATGATTACGGAGCTCCTCGATTCTAA